The window TGCTGCTTGCAGATTGTCCATCGAAGTGGCGTAACTAATCCGGACGTAACCTTCTCCACCAGGTCCAAAGGCTTTTCCGGGCACGACGGCCACTTTACCTTTACGTGCTAAGTCGTAGCTGAATTCAAAGCTATCTTGAATTTGATCTGCCGGGATTTTGGCGAAGATGTAGAAAGCGCCATCGGGATTAGCTAATTTAAAGCCCATGTCCTGGAGCGCGGGAACGATGAAGTTCCGTCGTCTTTCGTACTCGGCCTTCATGGCAGCCGTGTCTGCTGCTCCGTTTTGGAGGGCCTCGGTCGCGGCCGCTTGGGCGTTGGTTGTGGTAGAGGTAATTGTAAATTGATCAATTTTTTCAAGTTGATCGGTGATGTCCTTAGGCGCAGCCATGATGCCGATTCTCCAGCCGGTCATCGCGTGAGACTTCGAGACTCCGTTAAGTAGGATGGTTTGGGCGGGCAAGAGGTTCGCAATCGAAACGTGGGGGCCGCTGTAAGTTAGTTCACTGTAAATTTCGTCGGAAATGACGAAGATGTTGTGTTGCTTGATAATCTTAGCTAATTTTTCTAAAGCAGCGCGATCATAAGTTTTTCCCGTCGGGTTGGATGGGAAGTTTAAGACGATGGCTTTAGTGTTGGGATGCGCTGCTAGCGTTTCTTCGAGCTGTTCGGGCTTCAGCACAAAGCCGGTCTTGGAGGTGTCCATGAAGACTGGATAGGCGCCGCGTAACTGGGTGACCGGAATGTAAAGGGGAAAAATGGGAGTGGGAATTAAAACATCATCACCAGGATTTAGAATCGAGGTGAGAGCCGCGTAAATTCCACCGGTTGCCCCAGCAGTCATGATAATTTCGGTTTCCGGATCGTAATTCAAGCCGTAACGTTGGTGCAAAAAGTCGGATGCGGCCTGCCGAAGCGCTGCTGTTCCCCGGGTGGGAGCGTAGTGGCTTTCGTCATTGTTAATGCTGGCAATGGCCGCTTGTTTAACGTGTTCGGGGGTCGGAAAATCGGGTTCCCCGAGGGTCAAAGGAATCAGATTGGAAATTTGGCTCACGTCGTCATTGAATTTTAGAATGGCGGAGGGTGACAGTTCAAGCATTTCATGGTTCATGTGGTTCACTAATGGATTAGGCATGGTAAAATCTCCTTTTAAAATTATTGGTAATCA of the Fructilactobacillus cliffordii genome contains:
- a CDS encoding aminotransferase class I/II-fold pyridoxal phosphate-dependent enzyme, with the protein product MPNPLVNHMNHEMLELSPSAILKFNDDVSQISNLIPLTLGEPDFPTPEHVKQAAIASINNDESHYAPTRGTAALRQAASDFLHQRYGLNYDPETEIIMTAGATGGIYAALTSILNPGDDVLIPTPIFPLYIPVTQLRGAYPVFMDTSKTGFVLKPEQLEETLAAHPNTKAIVLNFPSNPTGKTYDRAALEKLAKIIKQHNIFVISDEIYSELTYSGPHVSIANLLPAQTILLNGVSKSHAMTGWRIGIMAAPKDITDQLEKIDQFTITSTTTNAQAAATEALQNGAADTAAMKAEYERRRNFIVPALQDMGFKLANPDGAFYIFAKIPADQIQDSFEFSYDLARKGKVAVVPGKAFGPGGEGYVRISYATSMDNLQAAMQRIQEYLNRNE